Part of the Cervus elaphus chromosome 18, mCerEla1.1, whole genome shotgun sequence genome is shown below.
atcactgataaacacacttgcaaaaatcctcaacaaaatattattaaCCCAAACTGagcaacactttaaaaaataaatcatacaccatgatcaagtagaaattatcccaggaatgcaagtatggcttggcatacacacacacacacacacacacactcaatggATGTTATACACCTCATTAACAATTTgaagaataaaagccatatgatcacctcaatagacacagaaaaaacttctgacaaaattcaagatccatttatgataaaatctcTCCATAAAACGGGTATAGAGTGCACGTACtccaacataataaagaccatatatgataacccaacagctaatatcatactcaacagtgaaaagctgaaagcattttctccaagatcagaaataagacaaggagGACCACTCTTGCcgtttttattcaacatagtattcgAAGTGCTAGCCACAACATTCAGACAAGAAGAAAGGAATCCAAGTTgccaaggaagaaataaaactgttactGTTACAGATGAAATATATTATACAGATGAAATCCTGAacatgccaccagaaaactactaggtTTCAttaatgaattcagtaaatttgcaagatacaaaatttaTATAGAGTaatatgttgcatttctatacaccaaTAAACTactacaaagagaaattaaggggaaAACTCCATTTATAACTGCATAAAAAAATACTTAGTTATGGTTCCAGCACTGTAACCATCTCCTAATGGTTTCTGTAGCTGGATCCAGCACCGGAAGAGGCTCCCCAGCCGTAACTCTAGTACAGTTACCTTCCGGCCAGACCGTCCATGTCCAGGGAGTAATTCAGACACCACAGCCATCCGTTATTCAGTCACCACAAATACAAACTGTTCAGGTAGCAACCATTGCAGAAACAGATGAGTCTGCAGAATCAGAAGGTGTAATTGACTCTCATAAGCGTAGAGAAATCCTTTCACGAAGACCCTCTTACAGAAAAATACTGAATGAACTTTCCTCTGATGTGCCTGGTGTACCCAAGattgaagaagaaaaatcagaggaagaaGGAACACCGCCTAACATCGCTGCTATGGCAGTGCCGACTAGCATATATCAGACTAGCACGGGGCAATACATTGCTATAGCCCAAGGTGGAGCAATCCAGATTTCTAACCCAGGATCTGATGGTGTTCAGGGACTGCAGGCATTAACAATGACAAATTCAGGAGCTCCTCCGCCAGGTGCGACAATTGTGCAGTACGCAGCACAGTCAGCAGATGGCACACAGCAGTTCTTTGTCCCAGGCAGCCAGGTGGTGGttcaagatgaggaaactgaacttGCCCCAAGTCACATGGCTGCCGCCACTGGCGACATGCCGACTTACCAGATCCGAGCTCCGACTACTGCTTTGCCACAGGGGGTGGTGATGGCTGCCTCCCCCGGAAGCCTGCACAGTCCCCAGCAGCTGGCAGAGGAGGCAACACGCAAACGGGAGCTGAGGCTAATGAAAAACAGGGAAGCTGCTAAAGAATGTCGACGTCGAAAGAAAGAATATGTCAAGTGTCTGGAGAGTCGAGTCGCGGTGCTGGAAGTTCAAAACAAGAAGCTTATAGAGGAACTGGAAACCTTGAAAGACATTTGCTCTCCCAAAACAGATTAGTAGAAATATTTAACTATGAACTGATTACAACCTGTACAGTTGCTTTTGAAGGCAATACAATATATAGCCGGCAAGaattatggcttttttttttctcctttgtatcaTTCAGCGTATTTTCTAATCTCTAACATTCCCAAACTGCTTCACTGTACGTAGTTAACTCTTAGCTgtaacttcaattttttttaaaagagacaaactgtaaaaaaaagtCTGTAACAGATTCTTAAAATGCAATATTTGTAAGACTTTTTCCAATGCCACATATTTACAGTTCCCAATCTCTGTGCCATGAATAGTGTCCtatgcaataaaaattttttgcagatctttaaaaatcattttaggaAAGGGTGATCAAAGATAAATGCATCCAGcagtacaataaaaataaaccacaaaaaaATACCTCAGGagagaatggaaagaaagaaggaatggaaAGAATCTAGTGACATGCCTATGTGAAAATAATAGCCTATAAATGAATTTATGGCATTTGCAGATTTTTATATTGGTTGCTTTGTAAAGAAAATATTGTATTGCTGTCCTTGAATGCCAGAGTTGACAACAGTTTTTAATAGAACCATGttggttacaaaaaaaaaaaaaaatagttataaaCTTTGCTTAAGTGGTAAAAAATCTATACGCTGAAAAGTAGAAGACGctggtgaaagaaagtgaatacaACACAATTAGATGGAAATACATTgtattcatgaattggaagagttaatattgtGACAGTGACCATACTATCCAACACAATCTATATATTCAATACAATCCTTAATCAAAATACCAAcggcacttttcacagaactggaacaaaaacaaataattttaaaacttttatgaaaATACAGAAGACTCCAAATactcaaaataatcttgaaagcTGGAGGTACcacactccctgacttcagtCTATGTGACAAATCTACCGGAATCAaaacagtattgtactggcacaaaTACAGAGACACATAGATCACAGGAACAGAAAAGAGAGCTCAGATATAAACCCATGTACTTAAGGTCAGTTAGTCtacaacaaagaaggcaagaatagaCAGTGGActaaagacagtctcttcataagtggtgctgggaaaacaggacagctacatgtaaaaaaagtATGTTTCTTCCTCCCTCACTCCATGtacaaaaatagactcaaaatggattaaagacctaaatgtaagatcagaaaccataaaactcctagaagacaaCATATGCATAGcagtctgacataaatcatagcaacatTTTTTCACCGTTTCCTAAggcaaatgggggaaaaaaaaaataaacaaattaaacagatataattaaactgaaaagttttggcacagtaaaggaaaccactgacaaaatgacAAGATAATCTATTGAATAggaaaaaacatttgcaaatcatatgaccaataaggggctaatatccaaaatatagagAGCTCATACAATGTTTCATACATGAaccgtatgaaaaggcaaaacaaaggATATTGtaagatgagctccccaggtcggtaggtgcccaatatgctactggagatcactgCAGAAGtaactccaaaaagaataaagagatggagccaatGCAAAAATaatacctagttgtggatgtgactggtgataggagtaaagtctgatgctgtaaagagcagtgcTGCAGAGGAACAtgcaatgttaggtccatgaatcaaggcaaattgaaaatggtcaaacaggagatggcaagagtgaccattgacattttaggaatcagcaaactaaaataggctggaatgggtgaatttaactcagatgaccattatatctactactgtgggcaagaatcccttagaaatggagtaaccattgTCAACAAGAAAGTACGAAATGGAGTAGTTTTATGTAATTtcataaatgacagaatggtcactgttcattttcaaggcaaaccattcaatatcacagtaatccaagtctatgccccaaccagtaatgctgaagaagctgaagttgaacggttctgtgaagacctacaagaccttttagaactaacaccccaaaaagatgttcttttcaatataggggactggaatgcaaaagtgggatatcaagaaacacctggagtaacaggcaaatttggccttggaatacagaatgaagcagagcaaaggctcatagagttttgccaagagaacacactggtcatagcaaacaccctcttccaacaacacaagagaagactctacacatggacatcaccagatggtcaacactgaaatcaggttgattatattctttgcagccaaagatggagaagctctactgagtcagcaaaaacaagaccaggagctgactgtggctcagatcatgaactccttattgccaaactcagacttaaattgaagatgtagggaaaaccactggaccatttgggtatgacctaaatcaaatcccttagaattatacagtggaagtgagaaatagtttcaaggaattagacctgatagacagagtgcctaaagaactatggacagaggttcatgacattgtactgaaggcagtgattaagacaatccccaagaaaaagaaatgcaaaaaggcaaaatggttgtctgaggaggacttacaaatagctgagaagagaagagaagctcaaggagtaaaggaaagatatacccatttgaatgcagagttccaaagaatagcaaggagagataagaaagccttcctcaatgattagtgcaaagaaatagaggaaaacaatagaatgggaaagactagagatcccttcaagaaaataagagacactaagggaccatttcatgcaaagatgggaacaacaaaggacagagaaatggcatggacctaacagaagcagaagatattaagaagaggtggcaagaatacacagaagaagtatacaaaaaagatcttcacgacccagatgatcatgatgttgtgatcactcacctagagccagacatcttggaatgtaaagtcaagtgtgccttaggaagcgtcactatgaacaaagctagtggaagtgatggaattccagctgaactatttcaaatcctaaatgatgacgctgttacagtgctgcactcagtatgccagcaaacttggaaaacttagcagtggccacaggactggaaaatataagttttcattccaatcccaaagaaaggcaatgccaaagaatgctcaaactattgcacaatttcactcatctcacatgcagaggaaccagagatcaaattgcaacatccgttggatcatcgaaaaagcaagagttccagaaaaacatctatttctgctttattgacttccaaagcctttgactgtgtgaatcacaataaactgtggaaaattcttaaagagaggtgaacaccagaccaccttacctgcctcctgagaaatctgtatgcaggtcaagaagcaacagttagaactggacgtggaacagcagactggtttcaaattggtaaaggagtacgttaaggctgtatattgtcaccctacttatttaacttatatgcagagtacatcatgggaaatgccaggctggatgaagcacaagctggaatcaagattgctgggagaaatatcaataacctcagatgacaccacacttatggcagaaagtgaagaagaactaaagagactgttGATAaaagttaaaactcaacattcagaaaactaacatcatggcatctggtcccatcacttcatggcaaatagataggaaaacaatggaaacagtgacagactttttttttttttttggcttccaaaatcactgcatatggtgattgcagccatgaaattaaaggacacttgctccttgaaagaaaagttataatcaacccagacagcatattaaaagcagagaccttactttggtgacaaaagtccatctagtcaaagctatagtttttctagtagtcatgtatggatgtgagagttggactataaagaaagctgagcacaaaagaattgatgattttgaattgcagtgttggagaagactcttgagagttccttggacagcaaggagatacaactggtccatcctaaaggaaatcagtcctgagtgttcattggaaggactgatgctgaagctaaaactccaatactttggccacatgatgcaaagaactgactcatttgaaaagaccctggtgctgggaaagattgaaggcaggagaagtggatgacaggatcagatggttggatggcatcactggttcaaaggacatgtgtttgagtagactctgggagttggcgatggagagggaggcctggtgtgctgtagtccatagggttgcacagagttggacacaactgagtgactgaactactaCTACATacaactcagtattaaaaaaaaaaaaaaaaacagattaagaAGTGGGCAGATGACCTGAAtagttatttttccaaagaaatataTACAGGTACCCAATATGCAtatcaaaagatgctcaacatcactagtcagaaaaatgcaaatcaaaactacaatgagataccacctcacacctgtcagaatgtctatcatcaaaaagaacacaaataaaaaatattggtgAGGACGTGAAGAAAATccttgtacactgctggtgggaatattcATCAGTGTAGCATCTGTGGTAAATAGTATGACTTttcctcaaaaacctaaaaatagaactaccatattacCCAGAAATTCTAATCCTGGATATCTATCTGAATTAAATGAAGTCActaatctgaaaaaatacatacaccccagggttcacagcagcattatttaaaattgccAAGCTAAGGAAGCACACTAAGtgtgcatcaacagatgaatgggacttccctggttggcaTAATGAATggaaatccaccttccaatgcaggagacatgatccctagtccaggaagattccacgtgttgtggagcaactaagctcgtgtaccacaactatttAGCCTGCGCTCTAGGGCCTGaaagctgcaaccactgagcctgtgtgccacaactactgaagcctgcatgcctagggATTGcactccacaataagagaagctaccacaatgagaaacccatgcaatgcaatgaagagtagcccttgtccattgcaactagagaaagcccatgcaaagcaacaaagatcgagtgcagccaaaaataaataataaaatttaaataattataaaagaaatttaaaaataataaatggataaacaagttgtggtatatacatggaatattattcagccataaaaagaatgtaactttgccatttgcaacaaaatggatgGAACTGGAGAGGGGTTATACttagtaaatcagagaaagacaaatactctgttTTAgaacttaaatgtggaatctaaaaaacaaaacaaactgatgATTATACCAAAAAAGAAATAGCCTCACAATAGAGAACAAACTGATCAGAGGGGAGAGCGACAATGTAAGGGACAAGATAGGGGTGACAgcttaagagatacaaactattttatgtataaaataagctataagaatatatcatacagcatagggaatatagctaatattttaccATAACTATAAATAGAGAATAATCTATAAAAGTTTCAATCACTATTTTGTTTActtgaaataatttaatattataaatcaactattcttcattttaaaaaaatgtattaggTCAACTCCTATAAAAAACATATTTCAATCCCAGTTGTTTGTGTTCATACCACAATTTTTTTCTGGGTCATGTAAGGAACATGAAGATCTGTAGCAGTTATTCAAGGCTAAAGGCATCTTCCATCTTCTAGTTCTATTTTCCTTTAGGACACTCAGAAGATACACAGAAACAAGATCATGGATAATGTCATGCCTTTAATAATCTTGCCCAGGAAATGACACATATATCTCCTATCACATTTATTGGGGTGGGTTAGTCAAAGTAACCTCACCTAGAAACAAGGGAGATGGGAAATTTAGTCTAGCTCTCTGACAGATAATGATGAACACTAAAATTTTCTAGCTAAAGCAACCAGAGTTCAATACTTAACTAGTGTAGCAGATATATCCAGTGAGGAGAAGACTTGAAAAAGGAATTAtaggaaagacagagacagaaagatacAAAAGGTCAGAGAGATATCAGTTATAAAACATTACAGGAAGGCCATAGGTGGAAATGAGATCAAGTGTAAAAATGGAGAAAACGCCACAAAGATAAGTCTCCCCAAagtaataaaatcattttaaaacattccttACATCCGTCCTGGGAAGATGGCTAATAAGGGTAatgggttttctatttttttatctttctggtttctttttcccagAATGCTGGAATCATACTACCTCATGATTTGAGATGAAAATAAACTATTTCTAAGACAGGGCCAATGGAAACCACAGACCCATATCCCCATAGCCTTTTGACATTTTTCTCTCAGCAACACATTCTCTTCTATGAAGCCATAAGATTAATAAGATCAAGGACAGGACAACTATGcttaaaatgcaaaagaaaaaattcatatCCAAACTGATGCTGTCCTGTCCCACCGGAAGTTATTTAAACCAATTATTTACCCAAATTGATACCAACAGCAGAGTAAACAAGCTATTAGAGACAGAAATCTCCGCAGACTTCTTATAGCATTTCAGAAAGATGAGAATTTATTGGGGCCTTCTGGACCACATTAGATTGTTGTTTTATAGGTTAAAAGGTCAAATAGCATTACTTTCATGTGATGCAAAAGGGGAACTACATAGAGGAAGTTGTTTTGCCCATGAAGTTTAAATAGTATAGACCCTGGATGGGAATTCCCAGCAAGCATAACTCCCTAAAACTTTTCTGTGGTAGTTCAAGCTAAACCAAGGTTGAATGGACAGGTGTGCATCAAAAAACAAGCCCTTAACAGATGGTCTTTCTATCTCCCTGAAGACTATTGGGTGAGCTAGAGTAAGATTTTACTCTGGCCTAGTCCCAGGGAATATAGTTTTGTACAAATGTTAAGtttatcataattaaaatttcatttttttcttaagtattccCTTAGCCAATCTAAACTAACTTTGATATAATTAAAACCATACTGAAAAAAtgcaacacccatttatgattaaaaaaaaatattctccagaaagcaggtatagaaggaacatacctcaacacaataaaagccatatatgacaaacccacaacaaacattatcctcaatggcaaaaagttgaaagcatttcctctaaaatcaggaacaagacaaggttgaccactttcaccactactattcaacatagttttggaagtcttagacACAGcagtcagaggagaaaaagaaataaaaggaatccagattggaaaagaagaagtaaaactctcactatttgctgatgacatgatcctccacatagaaaaccttaaagataccaccagaaaattactagagctaatcaatgaatacagtaaagttgcaggatataaaatttatacacagaaattccttgcattcctagaaactaacaatggaaaaacagagaaataaaggaaacagtcccattcaccattgcaatgaaaagaataaaatatttaggaataaatttacctaaagaaaacaaaagacctatatacagcaagctataaaacactgatgaaagaaatcaaagatgacacaaatagttGGAGAAATATAGCAAGTTCATGGATTAGAggaatcaatataatgaaaatgagtatattacccaaagcaatctataaattcaatgcaatccctatctaGCTACcaatggttgtttttttttttttcagaactagaacaaataatttcacaatctgtGTGGAAACAAAAAActtcaatcttgagaaagaagaatggaactggagaaatcaacctgcctgacttcagattatattacaaagctacagtcatcaagacaatatgacACTGgcccaaagacagaaatgtaaatcaatggaacaaaatagaaagcccagagataaatccatgcacctatggacaccttatctttgacaaaggaggcaaaaatatacaatggaggaaagacaatctctttaacaagtggtgctgggaaaactggtcaaccaccataaaagaatgaaactag
Proteins encoded:
- the LOC122674779 gene encoding cAMP-responsive element modulator-like, coding for MVSVAGSSTGRGSPAVTLVQLPSGQTVHVQGVIQTPQPSVIQSPQIQTVQVATIAETDESAESEGVIDSHKRREILSRRPSYRKILNELSSDVPGVPKIEEEKSEEEGTPPNIAAMAVPTSIYQTSTGQYIAIAQGGAIQISNPGSDGVQGLQALTMTNSGAPPPGATIVQYAAQSADGTQQFFVPGSQVVVQDEETELAPSHMAAATGDMPTYQIRAPTTALPQGVVMAASPGSLHSPQQLAEEATRKRELRLMKNREAAKECRRRKKEYVKCLESRVAVLEVQNKKLIEELETLKDICSPKTD